The Lycium barbarum isolate Lr01 chromosome 9, ASM1917538v2, whole genome shotgun sequence genome has a segment encoding these proteins:
- the LOC132610331 gene encoding myosin-6-like, protein MAASVSLPVGSLVWVEDPDVAWMDGEVIEVNGSDVKVLCTSGKTVVVKSSNVYAKDAEAPPSGVDDMTKLAYLHEPGVLHNLKARYDINEIYTYTGNILIAVNPFRRLPHLYDTHMMAQYKGAAFGELSPHPYAVADAAYRLMINDGVSQSILVSGESGAGKTESTKQLMRYLAYMGGRAAAEGSRSVEQQVLESNPVLEAFGNAKTVRNNNSSRFGKFVEIQFDQMGRISGAAVRTYLLERSRVCQLSDPERNYHCFYMICAAPPEDIQRFKLDNPRTFHYLNQTNCFELDGIDDAKEYLATRRAMDVVGISSEEQDAIFRVVAAILHLGNIEFTKGKEIDSSVPKDEKSWFHLRTAAELFMCDVKALEDSLCKRVIVTRDETITKWLDPEAALTSRDALAKIVYSRLFDWLVDKINNTIGQDPNSKSLIGVLDIYGFESFKTNSFEQFCINLTNEKLQQHFNQHVFKMEQEEYTKEEINWSYIEFIDNQDILDLVEKKPGGIIALLDEACMFPRSTHETFAQKLYQTFKNHKRFAKPKLARSDFTICHYAGDVTYQTELFLEKNKDYVIAEHQALLNASKCSFVSGLFPTSNEESSKQSKFSSIGSRFKQQLQSLLETLNATEPHYIRCVKPNNLLKPAIFENHNVLQQLRCGGVMEAIRISMAGYPTRKPFYEFLDRFGILSPEVLDGSTDEVAACKRLLEKVGLEGYQIGKTKVFLRAGQMAELDARRTEVLGRSASIIQRKVRSYMARRSFTLLRRSTIQIQSLCRGELARRVYESLRREAASLRIQTNVRKHLARKAYKELWSSAVSVQTGLRGMAARNELRFRRQTKAAIIIQSHCRKFLVCSKFKKLKKSAITTQCAWRAKVARKELKKLKMAARETGALQAAKNKLEKQVEELTWRLQLEKRMRADVEEAKTQENAKLQSALQEMQVQFKETKEMLVKERENAKRAAEQIPIVQEVPVIDHELMDKLNIENENLKTMVSSLEKKIGETERKYEETNKLSEERLKQAMEAESKIVQLKTNMQRLEEKIFDMESENKILRQQGLLTPAKGVPVNSPSLASKIVENGHHLNDENHINDALSSTPSKNYETPDSKLRRPPVDRQQHEDVDALIDCVMKDVGFSQGKPVAAFTIYKCLLHWKSFEAERTSVFDRLIQMIGSAIENQESNDHMAYWLSNTSTLLFLIQKSLKPGVAVGATPSRKPQPPTSLFGRMTMGFRSSPSTVNAAAAAAALVVRQVEAKYPALLFKQQLTAYVEKIYGIIRDNLKKELGSLISLCIQAPRTSKGSLRSGRSFGKDSSTNHWQRIIECLNSLLCTLKENFVPPILVQKIFTQTFSYINVQLFNSLLLRRECCTFSNGEYVKAGLAELELWCCQAKEEYAGSSWDELKHIRQAVGFLVIHQKYRISYDEIINDLCPILSVQQLYRICTLYWDDNYNTRSVSPDVISSMRVLMTEDSNNAESNSFLLDDNSSIPFSIDEVSESLQVKDFADVKPATELIEHPAFPFLLE, encoded by the exons ATG GCTGCTTCTGTTAGCTTACCGGTTGGTTCTCTTGTTTGGGTGGAGGATCCTGATGTAGCCTGGATGGATGGGGAAGTTATCGAGGTTAATGGTTCAGACGTAAAGGTTCTTTGCACTTCTGGTAAAACG GTTGTTGTTAAGTCTTCTAATGTCTACGCCAAAGATGCTGAAGCTCCGCCATCTGGTGTCGATGATATGACGAAGCTGGCTTATTTGCATGAACCAGGAGTCCTGCATAATTTAAAGGCTAGATATGATATCAATGAAATATAC ACATATACAGGGAACATATTAATCGCTGTCAATCCTTTTAGAAGGCTACCTCACTTATATGATACCCATATGATGGCCCAATATAAAGGTGCAGCTTTTGGGGAGCTGAGTCCACACCCTTATGCTGTTGCAGATGCAGCATACAG ACTTATGATCAATGATGGAGTAAGTCAGTCAATATTGGTTAGTGGGGAGAGTGGGGCTGGTAAAACAGAAAGCACCAAGCAACTCATGCGCTATCTTGCTTACATGGGAGGGAGAGCTGCAGCTGAAGGTAGTAGATCAGTTGAGCAGCAAGTCCTGGAG TCTAATCCTGTTCTGGAGGCATTTGGTAACGCGAAAACTGTCAGAAACAATAACTCAAG TCGTTTTGGTAAGTTTGTGGAGATCCAGTTTGACCAAATGGGAAGGATCTCAGGAGCTGCTGTCagaacatatttactcgaaaGATCTCGTGTTTGCCAGTTGTCTGATCCTGAGAGAAATTATCATTGTTTCTACATGATTTGTGCTGCACCACCGGAG GACATTCAAAGGTTCAAATTAGACAATCCTAGGACATTTCATTACCTCAATCAGACAAATTGCTTTGAGTTAGATGGGATTGATGATGCCAAAGAATACTTAGCTACAAGAAGGGCAATGGATGTTGTTGGAATAAGCTCTGAAGAGCAG GATGCAATATTTCGAGTAGTGGCAGCAATTCTCCATCTTGGAAACATAGAATTTACAAAGGGGAAGGAGATAGACTCGTCAGTGCCCAAAGATGAGAAATCTTGGTTTCATCTGAGAACTGCTGCGGAGCTATTCAT GTGTGACGTAAAGGCTCTAGAGGATTCCCTTTGCAAACGTGTTATTGTAACTCGTGATGAAACCATCACCAAATGGTTGGATCCAGAAGCTGCACTTACCAGTAGAGATGCTCTTGCAAAAATTGTGTACTCAAGATTGTTTGACTG GCTGGTAGATAAGATTAATAATACAATTGGTCAAGATCCAAATTCCAAATCTTTGATTGGTGTGCTGGATATATATGGATTTGAGAGTTTCAAGACTAACAG CTTTGAACAATTCTGTATCAATTTAACAAATGAGAAGCTTCAGCAGCACTTCAATCAG CATGTTTTCAAAATGGAACAAGAAGAGTATACGAAAGAAGAAATTAACTGGAGCTACATTGAGTTCATTGATAATCAAGATATTCTGGATCTGGTAGAAAAG AAACCAGGCGGTATTATAGCACTTCTTGATGAAGCTTG TATGTTTCCTAGATCTACTCATGAAACGTTTGCTCAAAAGCTCTATCAAACTTTCAAAAACCATAAACGGTTTGCCAAGCCCAAGTTGGCTCGTTCGGATTTCACTATATGCCATTATGCTGGTGAT GTCACGTATCAAACCGAATTGTTTCTGGAGAAAAACAAAGATTATGTTATTGCTGAGCACCAGGCACTCCTGAATGCTTCAAAGTGTTCCTTTGTATCTGGGCTGTTTCCAACATCAAATGAGGAATCATCAAAACAATCGAAGTTCTCTTCAATTGGCTCAAGGTTTAAG CAACAACTGCAATCTTTGCTTGAAACACTGAATGCAACAGAACCCCACTACATTCGATGTGTAAAGCCTAATAATCTGCTAAAGCCAGCTATCTTTGAGAATCACAATGTTCTGCAGCAGCTGCGCTGTGGG GGAGTGATGGAAGCTATTAGAATAAGCATGGCTGGATATCCTACTCGGAAACCGTTCTATGAATTTCTAGATCGCTTTGGCATCCTCTCACCTGAAGTTTTAGATGGCAG TACGGATGAGGTCGCTGCATGCAAAAGGCTCTTGGAGAAAGTTGGACTTGAAGGCTACCAG ATTGGTAAAACAAAGGTGTTTCTGAGAGCTGGTCAAATGGCAGAACTGGATGCTAGAAGGACAGAGGTGTTAGGGAGATCTGCTAGCATCATACAGAGAAAAGTTCGTTCTTACATGGCTCGGAGAAGTTTTACATTGTTACGTCGGTCAACAATACAGATACAATCTCTGTGCCGAG GGGAACTTGCTCGGCGTGTATATGAGAGCTTGCGGAGGGAAGCAGCTTCTCTTAGAATCCAGACAAATGTGCGAAAGCATCTTGCTAGGAAGGCTTACAAAGAGTTGTGGTCCTCTGCTGTTTCAGTTCAGACAGGATTGCGTGGGATGGCTGCACGCAATGAGCTTCGATTCAGAAGGCAGACAAAAGCAGCAATTATTATTCAG AGCCATTGTCGCAAGTTCTTGGTATGTTCGAAATTTAAGAAGCTCAAGAAATCTGCAATTACCACTCAATGTGCTTGGAGAGCTAAAGTTGCTCGTAAGGAACTGAAGAAGCTTAAGATG GCTGCACGAGAGACTGGGGCTCTGCAAGCTGCAAAGAATAAGTTAGAGaagcaagttgaagaattaaCTTGGAGATTGCAGCTGGAGAAACGCATGAGG GCGGATGTTGAAGAAGCAAAAACACAAGAAAATGCGAAACTACAATCTGCTTTGCAGGAGATGCAAGTTCAGTTCAAGGAAACCAAGGAAATGCTTGTCAAAGAACGTGAAAATGCAAAAAGGGCAGCCGAGCAGATCCCTATTGTACAGGAAGTCCCAGTTATTGACCATGAATTGATGGACAAACTTAACATTGAAAATGAGAACCTAAAG ACTATGGTAAGCTCTCTAGAAAAGAAGATTGGTGAAACAGAAAGAAAATATGAAGAGACCAATAAACTTAGTGAGGAGCGGTTGAAGCAAGCGATGGAGGCAGAGTCTAAGATTGTTCAGTTGAAGACTAATATGCAAAG GCTTGAGGAGAAAATTTTTGACATGGAATCTGAGAACAAGATTCTTCGACAGCAGGGCCTGTTAACCCCTGCCAAGGGGGTTCCAGTTAATTCACCTAGTCTGGCTTCCAAG ATAGTTGAAAATGGGCACCATCTCAATGATGAAAATCACATTAAT GATGCACTGAGTTCCACACCTTCTAAAAATTATGAAACCCCTGACAGCAAGTTGAGGAGACCTCCTGTTGATCGACAGCAGCAT GAGGATGTTGATGCGCTCATTGACTGTGTGATGAAGGATGTGGGGTTCAGCCAAGGAAAGCCAGTTGCAGCTTTTACCATCTACAAATGCCTTCTCCACTGGAAATCATTTGAAGCTGAGAGGACCAGTGTGTTCGATCGTTTGATTCAGATGATTGGTTCAGCTATTGAG AATCAAGAAAGCAACGACCACATGGCGTATTGGCTGTCAAATACCTCAACGTTGTTGTTTTTAATCCAAAAAAGTCTGAAACCAGGTGTTGCAGTTGGTGCAACTCCTTCCCGCAAACCACAACCTCCGACATCTCTATTTGGGAGAATGACAATG GGATTTCGTTCGTCGCCTTCTACTGTCAATGCAGCTGCAGCTGCAGCTGCATTGGTAGTGCGCCAAGTTGAAGCAAAATACCCTGCTCTGCTTTTCAAGCAGCAGCTTACAGCATACGTTGAAAAGATTTATGGAATTATTAGGGATAACTTGAAAAAGGAGTTGGGATCACTCATTTCCTTATGCATTCAG GCACCAAGGACTTCCAAAGGAAGTTTGAGAAGTGGGCGATCCTTTGGCAAAGACTCTTCGACAAATCATTGGCAGCGAATTATTGAATGCCTCAACTCTCTTCTCTGTACATTGAAAGAAAATTTT gtGCCTCCAATTCTTGTTCAAAAGATATTTACTCAGACGTTCTCTTACATCAATGTACAACTGTTTAACAG TCTTCTTCTCCGAAGGGAGTGTTGTACATTCAGTAATGGGGAATATGTTAAAGCTGGGTTAGCTGAACTAGAGCTGTGGTGCTGCCAAGCTAAAGAAGAG TATGCAGGTTCCTCTTGGGATGAACTCAAACATATTAGACAAGCTGTTGGATTCTTG GTTATACATCAGAAGTATAGAATATCTTATGATGAGATCATCAATGACTTGTGTCCT ATTCTTAGTGTCCAGCAACTTTACAGAATCTGTACGCTCTATTGGGATGACAACTATAATACACGAAGTGTTTCCCCAGAT GTCATATCAAGCATGAGGGTGTTAATGACAGAGGACTCGAACAATGCCGAGAGCAACTCTTTTCTATTGGATGATAATTCAAG CATTCCATTCTCTATTGATGAAGTCTCAGAATCACTTCAAGTGAAGGATTTTGCAGATGTCAAACCTGCAACAGAACTTATCGAGCATCCGGCCTTCCCATTTTTACTCGAGTGA